Proteins encoded within one genomic window of Sphaerotilus montanus:
- a CDS encoding mechanosensitive ion channel family protein — MAVGLVVGALLLGRMLVGVLHASARKLGSGLVVAVSEEASAPLTVMAMLLGMRLAIGMLSMPAALGTVAAQGITFAIAVSLTWLLVAVYDAFHRSVFEPQARKPDSSIELHLLMVLRTVAHVLIWLAGLATALNSIGFEVTAVLAGLGIGGMALALAAQDTVANIFGGVVVLTQRPFKVGERIEVNGINGWVQKIGLRTTTVTNWYGRLVQIPNKVFTDGVVTNIDSQGCYYQEARLRIEPWTPPAKVEEALAILHAVVADNALLLKSGWAALDKVEPGYLELEFWYAVAKWSSDERAQIGNEYEKICRAKTQVNLEVLRRFEQAGIRMALPLRVEMQLDERPAPASTPVAVRPTPSRLQPA; from the coding sequence ATGGCCGTGGGCCTGGTGGTCGGTGCCTTGCTGCTGGGCCGGATGCTGGTGGGCGTGCTGCACGCGTCGGCGCGCAAGCTGGGCAGTGGACTGGTCGTGGCCGTCAGCGAGGAGGCGTCAGCGCCCCTCACGGTGATGGCCATGCTGCTGGGCATGCGGCTGGCGATCGGGATGCTGTCGATGCCGGCCGCGCTGGGCACGGTGGCTGCGCAGGGCATCACGTTCGCCATCGCCGTGTCGCTCACCTGGCTGCTGGTGGCCGTCTACGACGCCTTCCACCGCAGCGTGTTCGAGCCGCAGGCGCGCAAGCCGGACAGCTCGATCGAGCTGCACCTGCTGATGGTGCTGCGCACGGTGGCGCATGTGCTGATCTGGCTTGCCGGTCTGGCGACGGCCCTCAACAGCATCGGCTTCGAAGTGACCGCGGTGCTGGCGGGTCTGGGGATCGGCGGCATGGCGCTGGCGCTGGCGGCCCAGGACACGGTGGCCAATATCTTCGGCGGCGTGGTCGTGCTGACGCAGCGTCCCTTCAAGGTCGGCGAGCGCATCGAGGTCAACGGCATCAACGGCTGGGTGCAGAAGATCGGCCTGCGCACGACCACGGTGACCAACTGGTACGGCCGCCTGGTGCAGATCCCCAACAAGGTCTTCACCGATGGTGTGGTCACCAACATCGACAGTCAGGGCTGCTACTACCAGGAAGCGCGCCTGCGCATCGAACCCTGGACGCCGCCGGCCAAGGTCGAAGAGGCGCTGGCCATCCTGCATGCGGTGGTGGCCGACAACGCGCTGTTGCTGAAGAGCGGCTGGGCGGCACTGGACAAGGTCGAGCCGGGTTACCTCGAACTGGAGTTCTGGTATGCCGTGGCCAAGTGGTCGTCCGACGAGCGGGCGCAGATCGGCAACGAGTACGAGAAGATCTGCCGCGCCAAGACGCAGGTGAACCTGGAAGTGCTGCGCCGCTTCGAGCAGGCCGGCATCCGCATGGCGCTGCCGCTGCGGGTGGAGATGCAACTGGACGAGCGTCCCGCCCCGGCGTCCACGCCCGTGGCCGTCCGTCCGACGCCTTCGCGGCTCCAGCCCGCCTGA
- a CDS encoding TetR/AcrR family transcriptional regulator: MRSSPSPDSDDSRSPRRRAPASAKSEQRIRDLLRVGREVFAEKGYEHATTTEIAQRLGISEATVFTYFRGKRELCVRVISDWYDEIIATMEAGLPREQPIRAQLHYLIQTHLRLFLVQGTGLCALVLSEGRSKGQALGESFLPLQRRYTAPLMDLLARGQASGELRRDVPLRLLRSMVLGPMEHLLWEVIAQNKPTDIDAVSTDLVALLWSALQAPDTELAALRLLRAELAEALARSGSGA; this comes from the coding sequence ATGCGCAGCAGCCCATCCCCTGATTCCGACGACTCCCGCAGCCCCCGTCGCCGTGCCCCCGCCAGCGCCAAGTCCGAGCAGCGCATCCGCGACCTGCTGCGCGTCGGCCGCGAGGTGTTCGCGGAAAAGGGCTACGAGCACGCGACCACCACCGAGATCGCCCAGCGCCTGGGCATCAGCGAGGCGACCGTCTTCACCTACTTCCGCGGCAAGCGGGAGCTGTGCGTGCGCGTGATCAGCGACTGGTACGACGAGATCATCGCGACGATGGAAGCCGGCCTGCCGCGCGAGCAGCCGATCCGGGCGCAGCTGCACTACCTGATCCAGACGCACCTGCGGCTGTTCCTGGTGCAGGGCACGGGGCTGTGCGCGCTGGTGCTGTCGGAGGGTCGCTCGAAGGGACAGGCGCTGGGCGAGAGCTTCCTGCCGCTGCAGCGCCGCTACACCGCGCCGCTGATGGACCTGCTCGCGCGCGGTCAGGCCTCGGGCGAGCTGCGCCGGGACGTGCCGCTGCGGCTGCTGCGCTCGATGGTGCTCGGGCCGATGGAGCACCTCCTGTGGGAGGTCATCGCCCAGAACAAGCCGACCGACATCGACGCCGTCTCGACCGATCTGGTGGCGCTGCTGTGGTCGGCGCTGCAGGCACCGGACACGGAGCTGGCCGCGCTGCGCCTGCTGCGCGCCGAGCTGGCCGAGGCGCTGGCGCGCAGCGGATCCGGCGCTTGA
- a CDS encoding signal peptide prediction, with amino-acid sequence MRPARHRVHRTIAYAWVAPVTLAGLVLAGLALACGARARWVEGQLEVAGAHRLRGFGRWPPVRDFVAITLGHVILGRDHATLARWRRHEQAHVRQYERWGLLFWPLYLGASGWTWLRGREPYRDNPFEIEARRAEAE; translated from the coding sequence TTGAGACCCGCCCGCCACCGGGTGCACCGCACCATCGCCTACGCCTGGGTCGCGCCGGTGACGCTGGCCGGGCTGGTGCTGGCCGGGCTCGCGCTGGCGTGCGGGGCACGGGCGCGGTGGGTCGAGGGCCAGCTCGAAGTGGCCGGCGCGCACCGGCTGCGCGGCTTCGGGCGCTGGCCGCCTGTCCGGGATTTCGTCGCGATCACGCTCGGCCACGTCATCCTGGGGCGCGACCACGCCACGCTGGCGCGCTGGCGCCGCCACGAGCAGGCACACGTGCGGCAGTACGAGCGCTGGGGCCTGCTGTTCTGGCCGCTCTACCTCGGGGCGAGCGGCTGGACGTGGCTGCGCGGCCGGGAGCCCTACCGGGACAATCCGTTCGAGATCGAGGCGCGCAGGGCCGAGGCCGAGTGA
- a CDS encoding acyltransferase family protein: protein MQFSIRNPQGPSLPMVDLGKALASQFIVWHHLALYGPMSDVVGHLTGDLMEWLVSHARLAVQVFLVMGGFLAARGLLPTPDAPTPAGPGVLLQTQWRRLKRLMPPYFVALLAAVWCALCARTLIDHPTIPEAPTLWQFVTNVLMLQDVLEEDALSAGVWYVAIDAQLYAALALLCALRLWWGGDTAARGRVTALTVVVLIGASLLWFNREPPLDMWAPYFIGAYGLGVMAQWARAARQRALWTGAIVVLTALALLVEWRSRVALAGCVALVLALDIGRGWRWLNAGPVRGVVAFLSRISYTVFLMHYPVILVVGAAFYRLWPTSPGMNLLGLFVAWGTSLVAGWWLQVVLTPPAVARTTERAPDRVVSRSFHSASALRASISNGLSR from the coding sequence ATGCAGTTTTCAATCCGGAACCCTCAAGGACCATCGCTGCCGATGGTCGATCTGGGCAAGGCCCTCGCCTCCCAGTTCATCGTCTGGCACCACCTTGCCCTGTACGGCCCCATGTCCGACGTCGTCGGTCATCTCACGGGCGATCTGATGGAGTGGCTGGTCAGCCATGCGCGGCTCGCCGTGCAGGTCTTTCTCGTGATGGGGGGTTTTCTGGCCGCCCGCGGGCTCCTGCCGACTCCCGATGCCCCGACCCCTGCCGGCCCCGGCGTGCTGCTGCAGACCCAGTGGCGGCGTCTGAAGCGGTTGATGCCGCCGTACTTCGTGGCCTTGCTGGCCGCGGTGTGGTGCGCGCTGTGTGCCCGCACCCTGATCGACCATCCCACCATCCCGGAGGCACCGACCCTCTGGCAGTTCGTCACCAATGTGCTGATGCTGCAGGACGTGCTGGAGGAAGACGCCTTGTCGGCCGGTGTCTGGTACGTCGCCATCGACGCGCAGCTGTACGCGGCGCTGGCGCTGCTCTGTGCGCTGCGCCTCTGGTGGGGTGGGGACACCGCTGCCCGCGGGCGCGTCACGGCGCTGACCGTGGTGGTGCTGATCGGCGCGTCGCTGCTCTGGTTCAACCGCGAACCGCCTCTCGACATGTGGGCGCCGTACTTCATCGGCGCCTATGGTCTGGGCGTGATGGCGCAATGGGCGAGGGCGGCACGCCAGCGTGCCCTGTGGACCGGTGCCATCGTGGTGCTCACGGCATTGGCGCTGCTGGTGGAGTGGCGCAGCCGCGTGGCGCTGGCGGGTTGTGTGGCGCTGGTGCTGGCGCTGGACATCGGGCGCGGCTGGCGCTGGCTGAACGCCGGTCCGGTCCGCGGGGTGGTGGCCTTCCTGTCCCGCATCTCCTACACGGTGTTCCTGATGCACTACCCGGTGATTCTCGTGGTGGGCGCTGCGTTCTACCGCCTGTGGCCGACCTCGCCGGGCATGAACCTGCTGGGTCTGTTCGTCGCCTGGGGCACCAGCCTGGTGGCTGGCTGGTGGCTGCAGGTCGTCCTGACGCCACCAGCGGTGGCACGCACGACCGAGCGCGCGCCGGACCGGGTGGTCAGCCGGTCCTTTCACTCGGCCTCGGCCCTGCGCGCCTCGATCTCGAACGGATTGTCCCGGTAG
- a CDS encoding CAP domain-containing protein — MTHKNNRTPYRTCNFVRRIGATVLIGLLSACNGGSDEDPVPLTASTVLPSGAATSTTTGTTTTTGTAAPAASALTAATSCSITAFQASVVAEVNRRRASAQSCGSRGTFAAAGSLRWNDVLFRAAAAHANDMVTGNFFAHTGSNGSAISDRINAIGYSWASVGENIAAGQPTVTRVVDAWMGSDGHCANLMNPVMEEFAVACVYNTTNRSNYWVMDLAKPR; from the coding sequence ATGACCCACAAGAACAACCGCACGCCCTACCGCACTTGTAACTTCGTCCGCCGGATCGGCGCCACCGTGCTGATCGGGCTGCTGAGCGCCTGCAATGGCGGCAGCGACGAGGATCCGGTCCCGTTGACGGCCAGCACGGTCCTCCCCTCCGGTGCGGCCACGTCCACCACCACCGGCACAACCACCACCACGGGCACCGCTGCACCTGCCGCGAGCGCGCTGACCGCCGCCACCAGTTGCAGCATCACCGCCTTTCAGGCCTCCGTGGTGGCCGAAGTGAACCGGCGGCGTGCCAGTGCGCAGTCCTGCGGCAGCCGCGGCACCTTCGCCGCGGCCGGCAGCCTGCGCTGGAACGACGTGCTGTTCCGTGCCGCGGCGGCGCATGCCAACGACATGGTGACCGGCAACTTCTTCGCCCACACCGGCAGCAACGGCAGCGCCATCAGCGACCGGATCAACGCGATCGGCTATTCCTGGGCCAGCGTCGGCGAGAACATCGCCGCCGGCCAGCCGACGGTGACCCGGGTCGTCGATGCCTGGATGGGCAGCGACGGGCACTGCGCCAACCTGATGAACCCGGTGATGGAAGAGTTCGCGGTGGCCTGTGTCTACAACACGACCAACCGCTCGAACTACTGGGTGATGGATCTGGCCAAGCCGCGTTGA
- a CDS encoding tripartite tricarboxylate transporter substrate binding protein, with the protein MGMMSRRQVLGALSAAAFGPASARLMAQPGERFPVRPITLWVPWPAGGATDLTMRLLAELAGRQLGQRVLVENRAGAGGTLAMPVLQQAAPDGYTIAQLPQPALRAPHIQKVLWDPIRDTTPIIQISGVTFGVVVPGGSALKTLDDVFAWAKAHPGELTVSTNGVGTTPHVVFDELFAKRGLAYVHVPYKGTSEQMLAVSSGQVMVGINSNGFAPFVDSGKLRLLVTFGEHRTKRWPTVPTLKELGLGIVATSPYGLVGPRGMPPAVVAVLHDAFKAAMNDPAHIAELAKYDQELVYLDAEDYGRSLKESFAAEKRAVERLGLNKGG; encoded by the coding sequence ATGGGAATGATGAGCCGCCGGCAGGTGCTGGGGGCCTTGAGCGCTGCGGCGTTCGGGCCGGCGAGTGCCCGGCTGATGGCCCAGCCGGGCGAGCGTTTTCCGGTCCGGCCGATCACGCTGTGGGTACCGTGGCCGGCGGGTGGGGCGACGGATCTGACGATGCGGTTGCTGGCGGAGCTGGCGGGGCGGCAGCTCGGGCAGCGGGTGCTGGTCGAGAACCGGGCGGGGGCGGGCGGGACGCTGGCCATGCCGGTCCTGCAACAGGCTGCGCCGGACGGCTACACGATCGCGCAACTGCCGCAGCCCGCGCTGCGGGCGCCGCACATCCAGAAGGTGCTGTGGGATCCGATCCGGGACACGACGCCGATCATTCAGATTTCCGGGGTGACGTTCGGGGTGGTGGTGCCGGGTGGCAGTGCGCTGAAGACGCTGGACGATGTGTTCGCGTGGGCGAAGGCGCATCCGGGCGAGCTGACGGTGTCGACCAACGGGGTGGGCACGACGCCGCACGTGGTGTTCGACGAGCTGTTCGCCAAGCGCGGGCTGGCGTACGTGCATGTGCCGTACAAGGGCACGTCCGAGCAGATGCTGGCGGTGTCGTCGGGACAGGTGATGGTGGGCATCAACTCCAACGGGTTCGCGCCATTCGTCGACTCCGGCAAGCTGCGGCTGCTGGTGACGTTCGGCGAACACCGCACGAAGCGCTGGCCGACGGTGCCGACGCTGAAGGAGCTGGGCCTGGGCATCGTGGCCACATCACCGTATGGGCTGGTCGGACCGCGGGGCATGCCGCCCGCGGTGGTCGCCGTGCTGCACGACGCGTTCAAGGCCGCGATGAATGATCCGGCGCACATTGCCGAGCTGGCGAAATACGACCAGGAGCTGGTGTATCTCGATGCCGAGGACTATGGGCGCAGTCTCAAGGAGAGTTTTGCGGCGGAGAAGAGGGCGGTGGAGAGGTTGGGGTTGAACAAGGGGGGGTAG
- a CDS encoding TapB family protein, with protein sequence MLVRPLGLPVLLGLLLAACSEPPGASLFPLDQGRTWTYRLTSEWENNTSEREAVVLRNEGRDSALDSGRAWRRRSDSGIDYWLRADDTGVYRVASKSDLEEAPKPDPQPRYVLKAPIAVGTNWSASTTTYLLRRRNDFPPEIRHSHPSVPMVYTIVALNQQVETPAGRFDGCVKVQGEAKLKLFSDPVQGWRDMPLTTLEWYCPGVGLVRVERSEPANSTFLLGGVMKMELMSWE encoded by the coding sequence TTGCTTGTCCGTCCCCTGGGGCTGCCGGTGCTGCTGGGGCTGCTGCTGGCCGCGTGCAGCGAGCCGCCTGGTGCGTCGCTGTTTCCGCTCGACCAGGGCCGCACCTGGACCTACCGCCTCACCAGCGAGTGGGAAAACAACACCAGCGAGCGCGAGGCGGTCGTCCTGCGCAACGAAGGCCGCGACAGCGCGCTCGACTCGGGCCGTGCGTGGCGGCGGCGCAGCGACTCGGGCATCGACTACTGGCTGCGCGCTGACGACACGGGCGTCTACCGCGTCGCGAGCAAGAGCGATCTGGAGGAAGCGCCCAAGCCTGATCCGCAGCCACGCTACGTGCTCAAGGCGCCGATCGCGGTGGGCACGAACTGGTCGGCCTCGACGACCACCTACCTGCTGCGCCGGCGCAATGATTTCCCGCCCGAGATCCGGCACAGTCACCCGTCGGTGCCGATGGTCTACACGATCGTGGCGCTGAACCAGCAGGTCGAGACACCGGCCGGCCGCTTCGATGGCTGCGTCAAGGTCCAGGGCGAGGCGAAGCTGAAACTGTTTTCCGACCCGGTGCAGGGTTGGCGGGACATGCCGCTGACCACGCTGGAGTGGTACTGCCCAGGCGTCGGCCTCGTGCGCGTGGAGCGCAGCGAGCCGGCCAATTCGACCTTTCTGCTGGGTGGCGTGATGAAAATGGAGTTGATGTCATGGGAATGA
- a CDS encoding MotA/TolQ/ExbB proton channel family protein, with the protein MKLWQRLREQGRVEAGLPVEFGAAAVGRADIAALSQRLFWGWALLAGVALFTAWWMQRHGWWRALVDGDPSGISVVIALLAAVVTGWCGVRAWRLQQEAQPGGSRWRSAYLADLAHQQGEASALLAERTHGPHETAWWFTAATIKLGLLGTVVGFILMSSQLGKSQSFELAEVQQLLQQMTGGMAIALYTTLVGLIANLWLGLQLLLLDRLADRLAADILADGAR; encoded by the coding sequence ATGAAACTCTGGCAACGCCTGCGGGAACAGGGCCGTGTCGAGGCCGGGCTGCCCGTCGAATTCGGCGCGGCGGCGGTGGGTCGGGCCGACATCGCGGCGCTGTCGCAGCGGCTGTTCTGGGGCTGGGCGCTGCTGGCCGGGGTGGCGCTGTTCACCGCGTGGTGGATGCAGCGCCACGGCTGGTGGCGGGCGCTGGTCGACGGGGATCCGAGTGGCATCAGCGTGGTGATCGCGCTGCTGGCGGCCGTCGTCACCGGGTGGTGCGGCGTGCGTGCGTGGCGTCTGCAGCAGGAGGCGCAGCCGGGGGGCAGCCGCTGGCGCTCGGCCTACCTGGCGGACCTGGCGCACCAGCAGGGCGAGGCCAGCGCGCTGCTCGCCGAGCGCACCCATGGCCCGCACGAGACCGCGTGGTGGTTCACGGCGGCCACGATCAAGCTCGGCCTGCTCGGCACCGTGGTCGGCTTCATCCTGATGTCCTCGCAGCTCGGCAAGTCGCAGAGCTTCGAGCTGGCGGAAGTCCAGCAGCTGCTGCAGCAGATGACCGGCGGCATGGCGATCGCCCTCTACACCACGCTGGTCGGGCTGATCGCCAACCTGTGGCTGGGCTTGCAGCTGCTGCTGCTGGACCGGCTGGCGGACCGGCTGGCGGCGGACATCCTGGCCGACGGTGCGCGCTGA
- a CDS encoding ABC transporter permease gives MNLGHALQAMRAIVWREIAKFARQTGRLVSALVRPLLWLAVFAAGFRNVFGMAIAEPYDTYIPYDVYIAPGLVGMVLLFNGMQSSLAMVYDREMGLMRLLLTAPLPRPWILFSKLTATAVLSLAQALAFVVIAWLLGTELPLIGPQTPHVLLAAVCSALMLGALGLLLSVHIKQLENFAGTMNFVIFPMYFMSTALYPLWKLEESGAAWVYQIARFNPFTHAVEWMRYAMYDKDPGLSPWIVLGTLALCFGLASWGYDPQRGFGALTKRGGGGPPGGGGG, from the coding sequence CTGGCGCGAGATCGCCAAGTTCGCGCGCCAGACCGGCCGGCTGGTGTCGGCGCTGGTGCGGCCGCTGCTGTGGCTGGCGGTGTTCGCGGCGGGTTTTCGCAACGTGTTTGGCATGGCGATCGCCGAGCCGTATGACACCTACATCCCGTATGACGTGTACATCGCGCCGGGGCTGGTCGGCATGGTGCTGCTGTTCAACGGCATGCAGTCGAGCCTGGCGATGGTCTACGACCGCGAGATGGGGCTGATGCGGCTGCTGCTGACGGCGCCGTTGCCGCGACCGTGGATCCTGTTCTCGAAGCTCACCGCGACGGCCGTGCTGTCGCTGGCGCAGGCGCTGGCGTTCGTCGTGATCGCGTGGCTGCTCGGGACGGAGCTGCCGCTGATCGGGCCGCAGACGCCGCACGTGCTGCTCGCCGCGGTGTGCAGCGCGCTGATGCTGGGCGCGCTCGGCCTGCTGCTGAGCGTGCACATCAAGCAGCTGGAGAACTTCGCCGGCACGATGAACTTCGTGATCTTCCCGATGTACTTCATGTCCACCGCGCTCTACCCGCTGTGGAAGCTGGAGGAGTCCGGGGCGGCGTGGGTGTACCAGATCGCGCGGTTCAACCCGTTCACGCACGCGGTCGAGTGGATGCGCTACGCGATGTACGACAAGGATCCGGGCCTGTCGCCGTGGATCGTGCTCGGCACGCTGGCGCTGTGTTTCGGGCTGGCCAGCTGGGGGTATGACCCGCAGCGCGGGTTCGGTGCGCTGACCAAGCGGGGCGGCGGCGGGCCTCCTGGCGGCGGCGGAGGCTGA